A genomic region of Mycobacterium senriense contains the following coding sequences:
- a CDS encoding integrase has product MSSGRTNLVEGTRVLTNRGFAVIDKVEAASVILQYAYGDTTKTGYANIDSIRILENGEASALCEPLRPRWDAVSDEAREAALFKLGIVQEILTGYRDGHPALARPGEPRPPFGPSGASESQRCSAMAMELNLGAQLDRKPPRRIQDEDCSTAHYSPVTIRSWVRGFKERGLLALIDARSTRQSKSWELIDERYRQVATQIVDTLDGDRSTISNQEIDRRTRVRLKENGIKDFQAPQRITGQFLAALKRERGATTRAQKSRKHRKVSGAKHYPAIRPGQVVAIDVTRADNLVYDTLTGRACSVEIITAIDVATRVVLALRVVPRSANGIEAGLLLYDICRPFSLLVEGTSISQWRWAGLPGQLDLRGVAVRVGKRLLAPDFSTLQGEHGIPSVLPDAIRCDHGSIFVSQHFRALLATLGIDLMLNRGGKANDNPHVERWHETIQRGLQQIPGYKGRNTSERGRLVSEEPLLTASQLRDHLRRFVALDYHRSAHEGLILPGEEEARMCPLEMWDAMTELTGRIDVPQQSDLIYQFLPVRWGTISHAGVEFKNLVYDSLRVFEPYRSVPVGQFRPEDRAAPFFYDPQDLSRIWFRDPATKRVEPIEWRGSDRSVAPMTAAIVDAACRRIRHRGGNLVLNGDSATRQILDELTQITEAPAKPKLRKKLIAARLRVEQAKADHAEAQQHQDQVPPSRSRPRRPSPAHDVWPELPEGA; this is encoded by the coding sequence ATGTCTAGTGGCCGTACCAACCTGGTCGAAGGAACACGCGTACTGACTAATCGAGGGTTCGCGGTCATCGACAAAGTCGAAGCAGCCAGCGTCATCTTGCAGTATGCCTACGGCGATACAACGAAAACCGGTTATGCGAACATTGATTCAATCCGCATCCTTGAGAACGGCGAAGCGTCAGCACTCTGCGAACCGCTTCGCCCACGGTGGGACGCCGTCAGCGACGAAGCCCGCGAGGCGGCGCTTTTCAAGTTGGGAATTGTTCAAGAGATCTTGACCGGTTACCGAGACGGCCACCCCGCTCTGGCACGTCCTGGTGAGCCGAGACCGCCGTTCGGTCCGAGTGGGGCTTCGGAGAGCCAGCGCTGCAGTGCGATGGCCATGGAATTGAATCTCGGGGCGCAACTCGATCGCAAACCGCCCCGTCGGATTCAGGACGAGGATTGCAGCACAGCGCATTACAGCCCGGTCACGATCAGAAGCTGGGTACGCGGGTTCAAAGAGCGTGGCCTGCTCGCGCTGATCGATGCACGAAGTACTCGCCAGAGCAAGTCCTGGGAGTTGATCGACGAGCGATACCGTCAGGTGGCCACCCAGATAGTGGACACCTTGGACGGGGACCGATCGACTATCTCTAATCAGGAGATCGATCGCCGAACCAGAGTTCGACTGAAGGAAAACGGGATTAAGGACTTCCAGGCGCCGCAGCGAATCACCGGCCAGTTCCTGGCTGCCCTCAAACGGGAGCGAGGAGCAACGACGCGTGCACAAAAGAGCCGGAAGCACCGCAAGGTTTCAGGCGCAAAACACTACCCGGCGATTCGCCCGGGCCAGGTGGTCGCCATCGACGTCACCCGCGCCGACAATCTCGTTTACGACACACTGACTGGCCGCGCATGCAGCGTGGAGATCATCACCGCCATCGATGTCGCGACCCGCGTGGTTCTCGCGCTACGCGTCGTTCCCAGAAGCGCCAATGGTATCGAGGCAGGGCTGCTGCTCTACGACATCTGCCGCCCTTTCTCATTGCTGGTCGAGGGTACGTCCATCAGTCAGTGGAGGTGGGCGGGCCTACCTGGGCAGCTCGATCTCCGCGGCGTGGCCGTACGGGTCGGCAAGCGCCTGCTGGCACCGGACTTCAGCACTCTGCAGGGCGAGCACGGCATCCCGTCCGTGTTACCGGATGCCATCCGCTGCGACCACGGATCAATCTTCGTCTCTCAACATTTCCGGGCGCTGCTGGCGACCCTGGGAATCGACCTGATGCTAAATCGCGGCGGCAAGGCCAACGACAACCCACATGTGGAACGTTGGCACGAAACCATTCAGCGTGGGTTGCAGCAGATCCCGGGATACAAGGGCCGCAACACCTCTGAGCGCGGCAGACTGGTTAGCGAGGAGCCCCTGTTGACCGCATCGCAGCTGCGGGATCACTTACGTCGTTTCGTCGCACTCGATTACCACCGCAGCGCGCATGAGGGCCTGATCCTGCCCGGTGAAGAGGAGGCAAGGATGTGCCCGCTCGAGATGTGGGATGCGATGACTGAACTCACTGGGAGAATCGATGTGCCGCAACAATCGGATCTGATCTACCAGTTCCTCCCGGTTCGATGGGGGACCATCAGCCACGCCGGTGTGGAGTTCAAGAACCTGGTGTACGACTCGCTGAGAGTCTTTGAGCCCTATCGTTCGGTGCCAGTCGGGCAGTTCCGACCTGAAGACCGCGCGGCACCCTTCTTCTACGATCCGCAAGATCTCTCGCGGATCTGGTTTCGCGATCCCGCGACGAAGCGAGTCGAACCCATTGAATGGCGCGGCTCGGATCGCAGCGTCGCGCCCATGACCGCGGCGATCGTCGATGCCGCGTGTCGACGGATACGCCACCGAGGCGGCAACCTGGTCTTGAATGGCGATTCCGCCACGCGCCAGATCCTCGACGAACTCACCCAGATCACCGAGGCACCTGCAAAACCGAAACTGCGCAAAAAGCTCATCGCCGCCCGGTTGCGGGTGGAGCAGGCCAAGGCCGATCACGCCGAGGCGCAGCAGCATCAAGACCAGGTGCCGCCCTCGCGGTCACGCCCACGGCGGCCATCGCCGGCGCACGACGTGTGGCCCGAGCTTCCGGAAGGTGCCTAA
- the rplI gene encoding 50S ribosomal protein L9, protein MKLILTADVDHLGTVGDTVEVKDGYGRNFLLPRGLAIVASRGAQRQADDIRRARETKAVRDLGHANELKTAIEALGPVALPVKTAADSGKLFGSVTASDVVAAIKKAGGPNLDKRIVRLPKSHIKAVGTHPVAVHLHPEVDVEVALEVVAQS, encoded by the coding sequence ATGAAGCTGATTCTGACGGCTGACGTCGACCACCTTGGTACCGTCGGCGACACTGTCGAGGTCAAGGATGGTTACGGCCGTAACTTCCTGCTCCCGCGCGGGCTGGCTATCGTGGCCTCCCGCGGCGCGCAGAGGCAGGCCGACGATATCCGCCGGGCCCGCGAAACCAAGGCGGTCCGCGACCTCGGGCACGCCAACGAACTCAAGACGGCGATCGAGGCGCTCGGCCCGGTCGCGCTGCCGGTGAAGACCGCGGCCGATTCCGGGAAGCTGTTCGGTTCGGTGACGGCCAGCGACGTCGTCGCGGCGATCAAGAAGGCCGGCGGCCCCAACCTGGACAAGCGCATTGTGCGGTTGCCGAAGTCGCACATCAAGGCCGTCGGGACCCACCCGGTGGCGGTGCACCTGCACCCCGAGGTCGACGTCGAGGTCGCGCTCGAGGTCGTCGCGCAGAGCTAA
- a CDS encoding TniQ family protein, with protein MVTRGLLPSRPALDERESLDSFLERLAIANGLSPPQLLRLLTVAEHFGSPSAAFMMIKPDPLIISRIARLSGVDEASVAHATLLRFDDGLPLYLDGLDPLRRHTFRHVVTQGWFPQCGSQACPLCLVEDGIWAVEWRLPLAATCPRHGVFLTTHCSGCGHRFRTHRYSPLRPLAGPQQLCANPVGLRNPCRQSVLRHVPESAPPQVLSTATILAEALAGETVPMLGRRVDPRLFLAEIRHVATLLLHLLSRPDGPQVRNWAEVLHAEARERTTNLRGPRWGISPPKSAVVRGHVLTDAADILQQIHIEGAATRLCPWLGLIAEAKNGPCAWLVNRTTRTPTMERLINTAARQRHHVGRRLQKVRRSELLQGSAIPQLIDTDIYHACFDEMLGGYEWTGRLYVSLCMVRLVADVANWSDAAVRIGLAPAIGARAARASSARLRVTPKVFADAVNTAMDMLSCSRNFREHEARVRALTRDPGGWFETWRTTTTPHRRPTSSPYAITWMWCEVAQGLLDVSPAWPAPPTPRIKATYRVFRDRLPEPARAALRSLVLDQSSPHHSVE; from the coding sequence GTGGTTACACGAGGCCTGCTGCCGAGTCGACCAGCCTTGGACGAGCGGGAATCCCTTGACAGCTTCCTGGAACGGCTCGCTATCGCCAACGGCTTGTCACCACCTCAGCTGCTGCGGCTTCTTACCGTGGCTGAGCATTTCGGCTCCCCCAGTGCGGCTTTCATGATGATCAAACCGGATCCTTTGATCATCAGCAGGATCGCCAGGTTGAGTGGCGTCGATGAGGCTTCCGTTGCCCATGCCACCCTCCTGCGGTTCGACGACGGGTTGCCGCTGTATCTCGACGGGCTGGATCCTCTTCGTCGGCACACCTTCCGGCACGTGGTGACCCAGGGCTGGTTTCCCCAGTGCGGCTCGCAGGCGTGCCCGCTGTGCTTGGTCGAGGACGGCATCTGGGCGGTGGAATGGCGACTGCCTCTTGCCGCGACGTGTCCTCGCCACGGGGTCTTCCTGACGACGCACTGCAGTGGTTGCGGTCATCGATTCCGCACTCACCGCTATTCGCCGTTGCGCCCCCTGGCCGGCCCGCAACAGTTATGCGCGAACCCTGTCGGCCTACGCAATCCATGCAGGCAATCGGTGCTTAGACACGTTCCAGAGTCAGCTCCACCACAGGTGCTCAGCACCGCAACAATCTTGGCCGAAGCGCTGGCCGGCGAGACCGTGCCGATGCTAGGCAGGCGCGTTGACCCTCGACTCTTCCTCGCTGAGATACGGCATGTCGCAACCTTGTTGCTTCACCTGCTGTCGCGGCCAGACGGACCGCAGGTAAGGAACTGGGCCGAGGTTCTCCACGCCGAAGCCCGTGAGCGCACAACAAACCTTCGCGGGCCACGCTGGGGAATCAGCCCACCCAAGAGTGCGGTGGTCCGAGGGCACGTTCTCACCGATGCTGCCGACATCCTTCAGCAGATACACATTGAAGGCGCCGCTACCCGCCTGTGCCCCTGGCTGGGTCTGATCGCCGAGGCGAAAAACGGCCCATGCGCGTGGTTAGTGAATCGCACGACACGCACACCGACGATGGAGCGGCTCATCAATACCGCAGCTAGGCAGCGTCACCACGTCGGGCGACGCCTTCAGAAGGTTCGTCGCAGTGAATTGCTTCAAGGCTCGGCCATTCCACAACTGATCGACACCGACATCTACCACGCATGTTTTGACGAGATGCTCGGTGGATACGAATGGACGGGCAGATTGTATGTGTCACTGTGCATGGTCAGACTCGTGGCAGACGTGGCCAATTGGTCGGATGCCGCAGTAAGAATCGGTCTGGCTCCCGCGATCGGTGCCCGCGCCGCCCGCGCATCCAGCGCCCGATTGCGGGTCACTCCAAAGGTATTCGCCGACGCCGTCAACACCGCGATGGACATGCTCTCGTGCAGTCGCAATTTCCGCGAGCATGAGGCTCGGGTCCGCGCACTGACCCGAGACCCCGGCGGTTGGTTCGAAACTTGGCGGACGACGACGACACCGCATCGGCGGCCCACTTCGTCGCCCTACGCGATCACCTGGATGTGGTGCGAGGTGGCTCAAGGCTTACTCGATGTCAGCCCTGCCTGGCCAGCGCCGCCTACCCCGCGGATCAAGGCGACCTACCGCGTGTTCCGCGATCGCCTTCCGGAGCCGGCGCGCGCGGCGCTGCGCTCGCTTGTGCTCGACCAGTCGTCGCCACATCATTCCGTGGAATAG
- a CDS encoding helix-turn-helix domain-containing protein, which translates to MPTRPSQNDPKRVAAWERRRRMVGTRIQRLRIERGLTQEQLAQLSGVSRNVLMDVEHGRRGILHERLFDIAKALGVPAVDLLEGIR; encoded by the coding sequence GTGCCGACGCGCCCCAGTCAAAACGACCCCAAGCGCGTCGCCGCATGGGAGCGCCGACGTCGGATGGTCGGGACACGGATCCAACGCTTGCGTATCGAGCGCGGCTTAACTCAGGAACAACTGGCGCAGCTGTCGGGGGTCTCGCGCAACGTGTTGATGGATGTCGAGCATGGCCGCCGGGGAATACTGCATGAGCGGCTCTTCGACATCGCCAAGGCATTGGGCGTACCGGCCGTTGATCTCCTCGAAGGCATTCGCTGA
- a CDS encoding DJ-1/PfpI family protein: MTQVAIPVFPRFTALDAVGPYEVLQRIPSIDVVFVGHQRGEMRTENGMLGISCDATFDEVATPDVVVFPGGIGTRQLVHDEAIKGWLLAVHPNTTFTTSVCTGALLLAAAGLLDGLTATTHWRAADLLNGLGARYVPERVVEHLPQRIITAAGVSSGIDMALRLVELLVDREAAQAAQLLIEYDPQPPFDSGALAKTDPATVARAEEYLAARQ, translated from the coding sequence GTGACGCAGGTGGCCATCCCGGTCTTCCCGCGATTCACCGCGCTCGACGCGGTGGGTCCGTACGAGGTGCTGCAACGCATCCCGTCGATCGACGTCGTGTTCGTCGGGCACCAGCGCGGTGAAATGCGGACCGAGAACGGCATGCTCGGCATCAGCTGCGACGCCACCTTCGACGAGGTGGCTACACCCGATGTGGTGGTGTTCCCCGGCGGCATCGGTACCCGGCAGCTCGTTCACGACGAGGCCATCAAGGGGTGGCTGCTAGCGGTACATCCCAACACGACGTTCACCACCTCGGTGTGCACGGGTGCCCTGCTGCTCGCCGCGGCCGGTTTGCTGGATGGGCTCACCGCCACCACCCACTGGCGGGCCGCGGACCTCCTCAACGGCTTGGGCGCCCGCTACGTGCCGGAGCGCGTCGTCGAACATTTGCCGCAGCGGATCATCACCGCGGCCGGAGTGTCCAGCGGCATCGACATGGCCCTACGTCTGGTGGAGCTGCTCGTCGATCGCGAGGCCGCGCAGGCGGCGCAGCTGCTCATCGAATACGACCCGCAGCCGCCGTTCGACTCGGGCGCGCTCGCCAAAACCGATCCCGCGACGGTGGCGAGGGCCGAGGAATACTTGGCCGCCCGGCAGTAG
- the rpsF gene encoding 30S ribosomal protein S6, giving the protein MRPYEIMVILDPTLDERTVAPSLETFLNVVRKDGGSVDKVDIWGRRRLAYEIAKHAEGIYVVVDLKAEPATVSELDRQLSLNESVLRTKVMRTDKH; this is encoded by the coding sequence ATGCGTCCATACGAAATCATGGTCATTCTTGACCCCACGCTCGACGAGCGCACCGTTGCCCCGTCATTGGAGACGTTCCTCAACGTCGTCCGCAAGGATGGTGGATCCGTCGACAAGGTCGACATCTGGGGCCGGCGCCGTCTGGCTTACGAGATCGCCAAGCACGCCGAAGGCATCTACGTCGTCGTCGACCTGAAGGCCGAGCCGGCGACGGTGTCCGAGCTCGACCGCCAGCTGAGCCTCAACGAGTCGGTACTGCGCACCAAGGTGATGCGCACCGACAAGCACTAA
- the rpsR gene encoding 30S ribosomal protein S18: MAKSNKRRPAPEKPVKARKCVFCSKKGQAIDYKDTALLRTYISERGKIRARRVTGNCVQHQRDVAVAVKNAREVALLPFTSSAR; this comes from the coding sequence ATGGCCAAGTCCAACAAGCGGCGGCCGGCTCCGGAAAAGCCGGTCAAGGCGCGGAAATGTGTCTTCTGCTCGAAGAAGGGACAAGCGATCGACTACAAGGACACCGCGCTGCTGCGTACGTATATCAGCGAGCGCGGCAAGATCCGTGCGCGTCGCGTCACCGGCAACTGCGTGCAGCACCAGCGTGACGTCGCCGTCGCGGTGAAGAACGCCCGCGAAGTGGCGCTGCTGCCCTTTACCTCCTCGGCGCGATAG
- a CDS encoding TniQ family protein — MRVARRWLPLQVQPLKGESIDSWLEASARAMGGTVGTLAAAAKLPATAKPPWLTCLPPAQAQLLAAATGVPAESFEAMTLSKYDGTALHIDADTERLNPKFPFGALPRSRFCPACLRETGGRWQLRWRLGWSFACLEHNCILVDQCPGCGSYQRSTQYYRRIEPPATCRCGLPLGTVPALRWTDRHDFSWAQEAVNEVIDDGYYDFGIFDAYPRLLEEVLGAVRSLANRILNYSSTHSLTIQGIEDDLTGEHTVGFTSSQARETLNNKAPLRALDVAVGTTLALKVLRHASVADCGMAARWFIAGQNATSGPAEIRSCVRDSDIAAAIVLKARNADLGPELQLRYRTATTLPCAPIPGQKRIQKKAARLPAAIWTRWASVLLSGRRKTLVLRETLSCATLLVGATIRPVAAVGLLGVVESHSILNNRLWVLCDSNYWESMQQALVRLSDFLEQGSGRINYERRRQLDYSLLVSDDFWQQQMEGDAGSLPTGSSVVAAHCYLIERISGSPRLALQFHPELDYWSLTKLVTAFTAHLTEPAVAALDQRARSFLAEQGVSEPVYWHPPLKLLDGLNFS, encoded by the coding sequence ATGAGAGTCGCGCGCCGCTGGCTTCCGCTTCAGGTGCAACCACTTAAGGGTGAATCGATCGATTCGTGGCTGGAGGCCAGTGCACGTGCAATGGGGGGCACCGTCGGAACCCTTGCGGCAGCCGCAAAGCTTCCGGCTACCGCGAAGCCGCCTTGGTTGACCTGCCTGCCGCCGGCGCAGGCGCAGTTGCTCGCGGCGGCCACCGGTGTACCGGCGGAGTCGTTCGAAGCGATGACGCTGAGCAAGTACGACGGGACCGCCTTGCATATTGATGCGGACACGGAGCGCCTCAATCCAAAATTCCCCTTCGGAGCTCTGCCAAGGTCCCGGTTCTGCCCTGCATGCCTACGCGAAACGGGCGGTCGGTGGCAATTGCGCTGGCGCCTCGGTTGGTCCTTCGCGTGCCTGGAACACAATTGCATCCTCGTCGACCAATGTCCCGGCTGCGGAAGCTATCAGCGATCGACCCAGTACTACCGCCGCATCGAGCCTCCAGCCACCTGCCGTTGCGGCCTCCCACTGGGAACGGTTCCAGCATTGCGGTGGACCGATAGACACGACTTTTCGTGGGCGCAGGAGGCGGTCAATGAGGTTATTGACGACGGCTACTATGATTTCGGAATTTTCGACGCGTACCCACGACTTTTGGAGGAGGTCCTGGGGGCTGTCCGAAGCCTTGCCAACAGGATCTTGAACTATTCGTCGACCCACAGCCTGACGATTCAGGGCATTGAGGATGACCTGACGGGCGAGCATACGGTAGGTTTCACGTCCTCACAGGCGCGAGAAACACTGAATAACAAAGCGCCGCTTCGTGCTCTGGATGTTGCCGTCGGTACCACATTGGCCTTGAAGGTGTTGCGGCACGCAAGCGTGGCCGACTGTGGGATGGCCGCACGATGGTTCATTGCAGGGCAGAACGCCACCAGCGGCCCAGCGGAAATCCGCTCATGCGTTCGAGATAGCGACATCGCCGCTGCCATCGTCTTGAAGGCGCGTAACGCCGATCTGGGTCCTGAACTCCAGCTGCGATACCGCACTGCAACGACGCTGCCGTGCGCACCGATCCCCGGTCAGAAGCGAATCCAGAAGAAGGCTGCCCGGCTGCCGGCGGCAATCTGGACGCGATGGGCGTCTGTGTTGCTATCCGGCCGTCGCAAGACTTTGGTACTCCGCGAGACATTGTCGTGCGCCACACTGCTCGTGGGTGCAACCATCAGGCCCGTTGCGGCAGTGGGCCTCCTGGGCGTCGTCGAGAGTCACAGCATTTTGAATAACAGGCTGTGGGTTTTGTGCGACTCAAACTACTGGGAGTCGATGCAGCAGGCGCTCGTCCGGTTAAGTGACTTCCTAGAGCAGGGCAGTGGCCGGATCAACTACGAGCGCCGCCGCCAGCTCGATTACTCCCTGTTGGTCAGCGATGACTTCTGGCAGCAACAGATGGAAGGCGATGCTGGCTCGCTGCCGACGGGGAGCTCGGTTGTGGCCGCGCATTGTTATTTGATTGAAAGGATAAGTGGTTCCCCGCGTCTCGCCCTTCAGTTCCACCCCGAGTTGGACTACTGGAGTTTGACGAAGCTCGTGACCGCTTTCACGGCGCACCTGACCGAGCCGGCGGTGGCGGCGCTGGATCAGCGTGCACGGAGCTTCCTTGCGGAGCAGGGAGTCAGTGAACCGGTGTACTGGCACCCGCCTCTCAAACTTCTTGACGGACTTAACTTCTCATAG
- the dnaB gene encoding replicative DNA helicase — MAVVDDLASGMDSSPPSEDFGRQPPQDMAAEQAVLGGMLLSKDAIADVLERLRPGDFYRPAHQNVYDAILDLYGRGEPADAVTVAAELDRRNLLRRIGGAPYLHTLISTVPTAANASYYATIVAEKALLRRLVEAGTRVVQYGYAGAEGADVAEVVDRAQAEIYEVAERRTSEDFVPLEDLLQPTMDEIDAIASNGGVARGVPTGFTELDEVTNGLHAGQMIIVAARPGVGKSTLGLDFLRSCSIKHRMASVIFSLEMSKSEIVMRLLSAEAKIKLADMRSGRMSDEDWTRLARRMSEISEAPLYIDDSPNLTMMEIRAKARRLRQKSDLRLVVVDYLQLMSSGKKVESRQLEVSEFSRHLKLLAKELEVPVVAISQLNRGPEQRTDKKPMLSDLRESGSLEQDADMVILLNRPDAFERDDPRGGEADFILAKHRNGPTKTVTVAHQLHLSRFTNMAR; from the coding sequence GTGGCGGTCGTCGATGACTTGGCGTCGGGCATGGATTCCTCGCCGCCAAGCGAGGACTTCGGCCGGCAGCCACCGCAGGACATGGCGGCCGAGCAGGCGGTGCTGGGCGGCATGCTGCTGAGCAAGGACGCCATCGCCGATGTGCTGGAACGGCTGCGGCCTGGCGACTTCTACCGCCCCGCCCACCAGAACGTCTACGACGCGATCCTCGATCTCTACGGGCGCGGCGAGCCGGCCGACGCGGTGACGGTCGCCGCGGAGCTGGACCGCCGCAACCTGCTGCGGCGCATCGGCGGGGCACCGTATCTGCACACGCTGATCTCGACGGTGCCGACCGCGGCCAACGCGAGCTACTACGCGACCATCGTGGCCGAGAAGGCGCTCCTGCGGCGCCTCGTGGAGGCCGGCACCCGGGTCGTGCAGTACGGCTACGCGGGCGCCGAGGGTGCCGACGTGGCCGAGGTGGTCGACCGCGCGCAGGCTGAGATCTACGAGGTGGCCGAGCGCCGGACGTCGGAGGATTTCGTTCCGCTCGAGGATCTGCTGCAGCCGACGATGGACGAGATCGACGCCATCGCGTCCAACGGTGGCGTCGCGCGCGGCGTGCCGACGGGTTTCACCGAACTCGACGAGGTGACCAACGGCCTACACGCCGGGCAGATGATCATCGTCGCGGCCAGGCCTGGGGTGGGCAAGTCGACACTGGGGCTAGATTTTTTGCGGTCGTGCTCCATCAAGCACCGCATGGCCAGCGTCATTTTCTCGCTGGAGATGAGCAAGTCCGAAATCGTGATGCGGCTGCTGTCGGCGGAAGCGAAGATCAAGCTCGCCGACATGCGGTCCGGTCGCATGAGCGACGAAGACTGGACGCGGCTGGCCCGGCGGATGAGCGAGATCAGCGAGGCGCCCCTGTATATCGACGACTCGCCGAACCTGACGATGATGGAGATCCGCGCCAAGGCTCGCCGGTTGCGGCAGAAGTCCGACCTGCGACTGGTCGTGGTCGACTATCTACAGCTGATGTCGTCGGGCAAGAAGGTCGAGTCGCGGCAGCTCGAAGTATCCGAATTCTCGCGTCACCTCAAGCTTTTGGCCAAGGAGCTCGAAGTCCCCGTCGTCGCGATCAGCCAGCTCAACCGTGGTCCCGAGCAGCGCACCGACAAGAAGCCGATGCTGTCGGACCTTCGTGAGTCGGGATCGCTCGAGCAGGACGCCGACATGGTGATCCTGCTGAACCGGCCGGACGCGTTCGAGCGCGACGACCCACGCGGGGGAGAGGCGGATTTTATTCTCGCCAAACACCGCAACGGCCCCACCAAGACGGTGACGGTTGCGCACCAGCTGCACCTGTCGCGGTTCACCAACATGGCGCGGTGA
- a CDS encoding TniB family NTP-binding protein, with the protein MDAQLWHDYCTMQPPAEPQPVTVRQWKVMTRQQRAAHIDHLTEWLQSLFLPTGDVVAIYDSADNIVRINKLTPPGAKSLPALSGPNYAGKSTMMMRWAREKYLAWIADAELDPYGRPIIRPKPGWEVDLDPVVWIDLDAAAQIKDVDAAILGFFNLSAEGAKRDISMAAMDAVRRHRTQIVIIDDVHLLKTNWKSGRDVLDHIKHLNTRLGQIGVTLVLIGADLEARDLVHDSQIAARLRLNRFGPYEIDDLDADRIGWQVIVRDFEKLLLPHLPRSRPNELHTKLAAELYHRTQGYLGDLKALLCEATIGAITDGTHRILLRHLNVVMLSKRAEEQRLVPS; encoded by the coding sequence ATGGATGCGCAGCTATGGCACGACTACTGCACGATGCAGCCACCAGCAGAGCCCCAACCGGTCACCGTCCGGCAGTGGAAGGTAATGACACGTCAGCAACGGGCAGCCCATATCGACCATTTGACCGAATGGCTGCAGAGCCTGTTTCTGCCCACTGGCGATGTGGTGGCGATCTACGACAGTGCCGACAACATTGTTCGAATCAATAAGTTGACTCCACCGGGTGCGAAGAGCCTGCCCGCGCTCTCAGGACCGAACTACGCCGGCAAGAGCACGATGATGATGCGCTGGGCGCGCGAGAAGTACCTAGCGTGGATTGCTGACGCTGAATTGGACCCCTATGGCCGACCGATCATCCGCCCAAAACCGGGGTGGGAAGTCGATCTGGATCCCGTTGTGTGGATTGACCTTGACGCCGCTGCCCAGATCAAAGACGTCGACGCAGCAATCCTGGGGTTCTTCAACCTGTCGGCCGAGGGAGCAAAACGCGACATATCGATGGCGGCGATGGACGCGGTTCGAAGACACCGAACACAGATCGTCATTATCGATGACGTTCACCTGCTCAAGACGAACTGGAAATCGGGACGCGACGTGCTCGACCATATCAAGCACCTCAATACACGTCTTGGTCAGATCGGCGTCACACTTGTTCTCATCGGTGCCGATCTCGAAGCCCGAGACCTAGTGCATGACTCACAAATCGCGGCCCGTCTCCGGCTGAATCGGTTCGGGCCGTACGAGATCGACGATCTCGACGCCGATCGGATCGGTTGGCAAGTGATCGTGCGTGATTTCGAGAAGCTGCTGCTGCCTCATCTGCCGCGAAGTCGGCCGAACGAGCTGCACACCAAGCTTGCGGCCGAGCTCTATCACCGCACGCAGGGCTACCTCGGAGACCTCAAAGCGCTGCTCTGCGAGGCGACGATCGGGGCAATCACTGATGGCACCCACAGGATCCTGCTCCGGCATCTCAACGTCGTGATGTTGAGCAAACGTGCAGAGGAACAACGTCTGGTACCCAGCTGA
- a CDS encoding single-stranded DNA-binding protein: protein MAGDTTITVVGNLTADPELRFTPSGAAVANFTVASTPRIYDRQSGEWKDGEALFLRCNIWREAAENVAESLTRGARVIVTGRLKQRSFETREGEKRTVVEVEVDEIGPSLRYATAKVNKASRSGGGGGGGGGFGGGGGGGGGGSRQQSAPASSAPADDPWGSAPASGSFGGGDDEPPF, encoded by the coding sequence GTGGCTGGTGACACCACTATCACCGTTGTTGGAAACCTGACCGCCGACCCCGAATTGCGGTTCACCCCGTCGGGTGCGGCCGTCGCGAACTTCACCGTGGCGTCGACCCCCCGGATCTATGACCGCCAAAGCGGGGAATGGAAAGACGGCGAGGCGCTGTTCCTGCGGTGCAACATCTGGCGGGAAGCCGCCGAGAATGTCGCGGAAAGCCTCACGCGTGGTGCCCGGGTGATCGTCACGGGCCGGCTCAAGCAACGCTCCTTTGAGACTCGTGAAGGTGAGAAGCGCACCGTCGTCGAGGTCGAGGTCGACGAGATCGGCCCCTCGCTGCGGTATGCCACGGCCAAGGTCAACAAGGCCAGCCGCAGCGGCGGTGGCGGTGGCGGTGGCGGCGGCTTCGGCGGTGGCGGCGGTGGTGGCGGCGGCGGATCCCGCCAGCAGTCGGCGCCGGCGAGCAGCGCACCCGCGGACGATCCGTGGGGCAGTGCCCCCGCATCGGGCTCGTTCGGCGGCGGCGACGACGAACCGCCCTTCTGA